The following proteins are co-located in the Siansivirga zeaxanthinifaciens CC-SAMT-1 genome:
- a CDS encoding sulfatase, translating to MKKIVSIVVLLIAVILVACNTTKSTKEAKSNASNQASSVTGKKKNILFIAIDDLKPLLSNYGHSEMITPNFDRLAKMGMSFTNAHVQYAVCGPSRASVMTGTNPDRTKVWDLHTDFRESAPDLISMPEYLISQGYETTAVGKIYHKGSSSPGHDGKSWSMPHKLPKNYDSKYGDAAFEYYQDPETKKLIGQFEEEGKAKGLKGGKLRDYVFKRVKPSTESADVSDEAYQDGLYTKTALKQMADLQATGKPWFLGVGFQKPHLPFVAPKKYWDLYDRSKVKLAEFQQLSEGTPLFAFHNFGELRAYSDIDDNYDIGEIIDEAKQRELVHGYMACISYIDAQLGKLLDALERKNLLDDTIIVLWGDHGWHLGDHTEWCKHSNFEQATRIPFMFAGPGVTKNQTSHHPVNLVDLFPTVFELANVPQSSQTEGKSLVPLLDNDPSTTIAMDYAYHQYARGKRMGYSVRTERFRYTEWHDNDYRSFKTYNDSNIVGRELYDYEKDPLETKNLVDDPNYKQYVSTLKAKLKGHLTK from the coding sequence ATGAAAAAAATAGTTTCAATTGTAGTGCTTTTAATAGCCGTAATACTTGTAGCATGTAATACAACTAAAAGTACTAAAGAAGCAAAATCTAATGCCAGTAATCAAGCTTCTTCAGTTACTGGAAAGAAAAAAAATATTCTTTTTATTGCCATCGACGATTTAAAGCCATTGCTTTCAAATTACGGTCATTCAGAAATGATTACCCCTAATTTCGATCGTTTGGCAAAGATGGGAATGTCTTTTACAAACGCTCACGTTCAGTACGCCGTATGTGGCCCATCACGTGCTAGTGTTATGACAGGTACTAACCCAGACAGAACGAAAGTGTGGGATTTGCATACAGATTTTAGAGAATCGGCACCAGATTTAATCTCTATGCCCGAGTATTTAATTTCTCAAGGTTACGAAACAACGGCAGTAGGTAAAATTTACCACAAAGGCTCTTCATCACCGGGTCATGACGGGAAAAGCTGGAGCATGCCTCATAAACTACCTAAAAATTACGATTCTAAATATGGCGATGCGGCTTTCGAATATTATCAAGATCCAGAAACTAAAAAGTTAATTGGTCAGTTTGAAGAAGAAGGAAAAGCAAAAGGGTTAAAAGGTGGTAAATTACGTGATTATGTGTTTAAACGCGTAAAGCCGAGTACCGAAAGTGCCGATGTTAGCGACGAAGCCTATCAAGATGGTTTGTACACAAAAACAGCGCTTAAACAAATGGCAGATTTACAGGCTACAGGTAAGCCTTGGTTTTTAGGTGTTGGTTTTCAAAAACCACATTTACCATTTGTGGCTCCAAAAAAATACTGGGATTTGTATGATAGAAGTAAAGTTAAATTAGCCGAATTTCAACAATTATCTGAAGGGACCCCTTTATTTGCTTTTCATAATTTTGGCGAGCTAAGAGCGTACAGTGATATTGATGATAACTACGATATTGGAGAAATTATTGACGAAGCTAAACAACGCGAATTGGTTCACGGTTACATGGCTTGTATTTCTTACATCGATGCGCAGTTGGGTAAGTTATTAGACGCACTAGAGCGTAAAAATTTATTAGATGATACCATTATTGTGCTTTGGGGCGACCATGGATGGCATTTAGGCGATCACACCGAATGGTGTAAGCATTCAAACTTCGAACAAGCAACACGTATTCCGTTTATGTTTGCTGGTCCGGGCGTTACTAAAAATCAAACTTCACACCATCCTGTGAATTTAGTAGATTTATTTCCAACGGTATTTGAATTGGCAAATGTGCCGCAAAGTTCTCAAACCGAAGGCAAATCGTTAGTACCACTTTTAGATAACGACCCATCAACGACCATAGCCATGGATTATGCCTATCACCAATACGCCCGTGGTAAACGTATGGGATATTCTGTTCGCACAGAGCGTTTTCGTTACACCGAATGGCACGATAACGATTATAGAAGTTTTAAAACCTATAACGATAGTAACATAGTAGGTCGAGAATTATACGATTACGAGAAAGACCCATTAGAAACTAAAAATTTAGTAGACGACCCAAATTACAAACAGTATGTTAGTACTTTAAAAGCAAAGCTTAAAGGTCACTTAACAAAATAA
- a CDS encoding sulfatase family protein, translating to MLNKIKLFTACTLVMFSCKEGVKEQASNELVKAEAVRPNIIYIMADDLTTQAISAYGGIYKDIAPTPNIDRLAKEGMLFQDVLCTNAICGPSRAAILTGNYSNINGYYKNESGGKFDESQWTFPQEFQKNGYQTSLFGKWHLGTEPKGFDMYKYHNSAGQQGHYWDPVYNENGVDVKEKGYSTNLSTDFAINWLQEGRKQDAPFMMLLQYKAPHRPWEPDTKYETLWDDIEMPYPATFNDDYKGRELTAGDTEMTMDYFSRRDMKLEEPKNLKGKEKIKWAFYGAKPGEIVQPEGMNEEEGRKWRYQTYIKDYLACVKSVDDNIGRILKYLDDNGLAENTVIVLTSDQGFYLGDHGFFDKRFIYEESLRMPFIVKYPKLVKAGSKNEDIISNIDFAPTLLDLANIKTTQPIQGVSFKSNLEGTTPIDWQKGMYYHYYEFPYWHHVQPHYGIRTQKYTLAHFYYNIDVWELYDLEKDPQQLNNIINAPEYANVVSDLKSQLKELMKKYENDKTLADFRVITDKDFGSIVDHQDEETSVQDILTNK from the coding sequence ATGCTCAACAAAATTAAATTATTTACCGCCTGTACTTTGGTCATGTTTTCCTGTAAGGAAGGTGTAAAAGAACAGGCTTCAAACGAACTCGTTAAAGCAGAAGCTGTGCGCCCTAATATTATTTATATCATGGCCGACGATTTAACAACCCAGGCTATAAGCGCATATGGTGGTATTTATAAAGATATTGCTCCAACACCTAACATAGACAGATTGGCTAAAGAAGGTATGTTGTTCCAGGATGTACTTTGTACCAATGCTATTTGTGGTCCTTCAAGAGCTGCAATCTTAACTGGTAATTATAGTAACATAAACGGGTACTATAAAAATGAGAGCGGTGGTAAATTTGATGAATCTCAATGGACATTTCCTCAGGAGTTTCAAAAAAATGGCTATCAAACATCTTTATTTGGAAAATGGCATTTAGGTACCGAGCCTAAAGGGTTCGATATGTATAAATATCATAATTCAGCAGGGCAACAAGGTCATTATTGGGATCCTGTTTACAATGAAAATGGTGTTGATGTTAAAGAGAAAGGGTATTCAACAAACTTGAGTACAGATTTCGCTATCAATTGGTTACAAGAGGGCAGAAAGCAAGATGCGCCTTTTATGATGTTGTTACAATATAAAGCACCTCACAGGCCTTGGGAGCCAGATACCAAATACGAAACGCTTTGGGATGATATTGAAATGCCTTATCCTGCCACTTTTAACGACGATTATAAAGGTCGTGAATTAACAGCAGGCGATACAGAAATGACTATGGATTATTTCTCACGTCGCGATATGAAGTTGGAAGAGCCAAAAAATTTAAAAGGAAAAGAGAAAATAAAATGGGCTTTTTATGGTGCTAAACCTGGAGAAATTGTTCAGCCAGAAGGTATGAACGAAGAAGAAGGTAGAAAATGGCGTTACCAAACTTATATTAAAGATTATTTAGCTTGTGTTAAATCGGTAGACGATAATATTGGTCGTATTTTAAAATATTTAGATGATAATGGTCTGGCAGAAAACACAGTAATTGTATTAACATCAGATCAAGGTTTTTATTTAGGAGATCATGGTTTTTTCGATAAGCGCTTTATTTACGAAGAATCTTTAAGAATGCCATTTATTGTTAAATATCCTAAACTGGTAAAAGCGGGGTCTAAAAATGAAGATATTATTAGTAATATCGATTTTGCTCCAACACTTTTAGATTTAGCAAATATTAAAACAACACAGCCTATTCAAGGAGTAAGTTTTAAATCTAATTTAGAAGGCACTACACCAATCGATTGGCAAAAAGGAATGTATTATCACTATTACGAATTCCCTTATTGGCATCATGTGCAACCACATTATGGCATACGAACTCAAAAATATACCTTAGCTCATTTCTATTATAATATTGATGTTTGGGAGCTTTACGATTTAGAAAAAGATCCGCAGCAATTAAACAATATTATTAATGCGCCAGAATACGCAAATGTTGTTTCAGATTTAAAATCGCAACTAAAAGAGTTAATGAAAAAATACGAAAACGATAAAACTTTAGCTGATTTTAGAGTGATTACCGATAAAGATTTTGGTTCGATTGTAGATCATCAAGACGAAGAAACATCAGTGCAAGATATTTTAACTAATAAATAG
- a CDS encoding SusC/RagA family TonB-linked outer membrane protein: MKKYLCIILCVVSTTIFAQVSVLKGKVTDNSNFPLPGASIIIKNTTQGAVTDIDGDFTLEFSKRPATLVVSYLGFITKEIVIQNEKEIAITLESDEQKLDEIVVIGYGEVQRKDITGSVATVKPEEDRVAQSQSVESLIQGLAAGVYVQQNGNEPGAPASIKIRGLNSLTGNTEPLYVIDGVIVDSATEDTLDPLSGGNSYLAPQSGISGINPRDIESIEVLKDASATAIYGSRGANGVILITTKKGKSGKTKFNFTTLSRIGTVTNDIEVLDTETYTKYGNEVRANQGFNPLYYQYPDGSIAYFDTDEAFMIANANTIERIQGVDWSDDTYRLAYTRNYRLSASGGTDTGNYYIAGGYLNNEGTIPRSFAKSVDFVVNLNNDLSDKLKLATKVSATFVNNSASKGTDNLGGTNNNLVRQIISGSPILAFSDNINTDDFEEALDGPRAWIEDYDDLSKEVRVLGSLKLDYKLSDMFTYRVQFGADYRNKERKVWYGTGLFRGSQVNGEAGISTLQRFRYNLDNTLMFKKRINKNNRINGTIGAIIDQSQAQYTTNQAADFPNKDLRADGISFGQVFQPLFFNKQNESIVSFLGRFNYTLFDRYLFTATYRADGSSKFAEGKRWGHFPAFAFAWKLNEEPFLRKIESLSEAKLRLGWGLTGKQGIPNYRTLTPFGPTQSPYSNSEGGALTAIVPTNLANPDLTWETTSQYNAGFDLGFLDNRVTLTTDVYYKEISDLLLNVEIGPSTGFSNYYANQGDLINKGIEFSLSADVISNEKFKWTVYGNVAFNRNEISRLGLPPAPFGTQTYSAFLGRQISGGNYFKTEANIFIEGQAPGLFYGYATDGIISNDTELANAATFNGISPQLGDVNLVDQNNDGIINNTDLTIIGDPNPDFNYGFGSNVEYNGLSLGFFFNGVQGNQIANGNLLREGYADTNTTNIRKEAYFDAWRPTNVNGSYPRVGYNLAADTGFTDRLIEDGSFLRLSYITLGYDIPVKNDKFIESAYVSLSGQNLLLFTKYSGFDPEVNSFSFDPGRVGIDWNSFPNQRSFSLSLNLTF; the protein is encoded by the coding sequence ATGAAAAAATACTTATGCATCATTTTGTGCGTTGTATCTACAACTATTTTTGCGCAAGTAAGCGTGCTTAAAGGGAAAGTAACAGACAATTCAAATTTCCCTCTGCCAGGAGCATCTATTATTATTAAAAACACAACTCAAGGAGCGGTTACAGATATCGATGGTGATTTTACCTTAGAATTCTCTAAAAGACCTGCAACCCTTGTTGTAAGCTATTTAGGTTTTATTACTAAAGAAATTGTAATTCAAAACGAAAAAGAAATAGCTATTACATTAGAATCAGACGAACAAAAATTAGATGAGATTGTAGTTATTGGTTATGGTGAAGTGCAACGTAAAGATATTACAGGTTCGGTAGCGACTGTAAAACCAGAAGAGGATAGGGTAGCCCAATCACAAAGTGTTGAGAGCTTAATACAAGGTCTTGCAGCTGGTGTTTATGTACAACAAAATGGTAACGAACCAGGAGCGCCTGCCAGTATTAAAATTAGAGGACTTAATAGTTTAACAGGAAATACAGAACCATTATATGTTATAGATGGTGTAATTGTAGATTCTGCTACCGAAGATACGCTAGATCCACTTTCGGGAGGAAACAGTTATTTAGCACCGCAAAGTGGTATATCTGGAATTAATCCTAGAGATATTGAAAGTATTGAAGTACTTAAAGATGCATCTGCAACTGCAATTTACGGTTCTAGAGGTGCTAATGGTGTTATTCTTATTACCACTAAAAAAGGTAAAAGCGGTAAAACGAAATTTAACTTTACCACTTTATCTAGAATAGGGACTGTTACAAACGATATTGAAGTTTTGGATACAGAAACTTATACTAAATATGGTAACGAAGTAAGAGCTAACCAAGGTTTTAATCCATTATATTATCAATATCCTGATGGCAGCATCGCTTATTTTGATACCGATGAAGCTTTCATGATTGCTAATGCAAACACCATTGAAAGAATACAAGGTGTAGATTGGAGCGACGATACATACCGTTTAGCCTACACAAGAAATTACAGATTATCGGCTTCAGGTGGAACAGATACTGGTAATTATTATATCGCTGGAGGGTATTTAAATAACGAAGGTACTATTCCGCGTTCTTTTGCTAAAAGTGTCGATTTTGTTGTGAATTTAAATAACGATTTAAGCGATAAATTAAAATTAGCAACCAAAGTGTCTGCTACTTTTGTAAATAATTCAGCTTCTAAGGGTACCGATAATTTAGGTGGTACTAACAACAACTTAGTAAGACAAATTATATCTGGCTCACCAATTTTAGCTTTTTCAGATAATATTAATACAGACGACTTTGAAGAGGCTTTAGATGGCCCAAGAGCATGGATTGAAGATTACGACGATTTATCTAAAGAAGTACGTGTTTTAGGGTCTTTGAAATTAGATTATAAATTATCTGATATGTTTACCTACCGTGTGCAATTTGGTGCAGATTACAGAAATAAAGAACGTAAAGTATGGTATGGTACAGGTTTATTTAGAGGTAGCCAAGTAAATGGTGAAGCCGGAATAAGTACTTTACAACGTTTTAGATACAATTTAGATAACACCTTAATGTTTAAAAAACGTATCAATAAAAACAACCGAATTAACGGTACTATTGGAGCAATTATCGACCAAAGTCAGGCGCAATACACTACAAATCAGGCGGCAGATTTTCCAAATAAAGACTTACGTGCCGATGGTATTTCTTTCGGACAAGTATTTCAACCTTTATTTTTCAATAAACAAAACGAATCTATTGTTTCTTTCTTAGGACGATTTAATTATACCTTGTTTGATAGATATTTATTCACAGCAACCTACAGAGCCGATGGTAGTAGTAAATTTGCTGAAGGTAAACGTTGGGGGCATTTCCCTGCATTCGCTTTTGCATGGAAATTAAATGAAGAACCTTTCCTTAGAAAAATTGAAAGTTTATCTGAAGCTAAATTACGTTTAGGTTGGGGTTTAACAGGTAAGCAAGGTATTCCAAATTACAGAACTTTAACACCATTCGGTCCAACACAATCACCATATTCTAACTCAGAAGGTGGCGCTTTAACAGCTATTGTACCAACAAATTTAGCTAACCCAGATTTAACATGGGAAACTACAAGTCAATACAACGCTGGTTTCGATTTAGGGTTCCTAGATAACAGAGTTACATTAACAACCGATGTTTATTATAAAGAAATTTCAGATTTATTACTAAATGTAGAAATTGGACCATCAACAGGGTTTTCAAACTATTATGCAAACCAAGGTGATTTAATTAATAAAGGAATTGAGTTTAGCCTTTCGGCAGATGTTATTTCTAACGAGAAATTTAAATGGACAGTTTACGGAAACGTAGCATTTAACAGAAACGAAATTTCTAGATTAGGCTTACCACCAGCACCATTTGGTACACAAACTTATAGTGCCTTTTTAGGACGTCAAATTTCTGGAGGTAATTACTTTAAAACAGAAGCTAATATTTTTATTGAAGGTCAGGCACCAGGTTTATTCTATGGTTATGCAACCGATGGTATAATTTCTAACGATACAGAATTAGCAAATGCTGCTACATTTAACGGAATTAGCCCACAATTAGGTGATGTAAATTTAGTAGACCAAAACAACGATGGTATTATTAACAATACAGATTTAACCATTATTGGAGATCCAAACCCAGATTTTAATTACGGCTTTGGTTCAAATGTAGAATACAACGGATTGTCTTTAGGATTCTTTTTTAACGGAGTGCAAGGAAATCAAATCGCCAATGGTAACTTATTACGTGAAGGCTACGCCGATACGAATACAACAAACATAAGAAAAGAAGCTTATTTTGATGCTTGGAGACCTACAAATGTAAATGGTTCTTATCCAAGAGTTGGTTATAATTTAGCTGCCGATACTGGTTTTACAGACAGATTAATTGAAGACGGTAGCTTCCTAAGATTAAGCTACATCACTTTAGGTTACGATATTCCTGTTAAAAACGACAAGTTTATAGAAAGTGCTTATGTATCGTTATCTGGACAAAATTTATTGTTATTCACAAAATATAGTGGTTTCGATCCTGAAGTTAATAGTTTTTCTTTCGATCCAGGACGTGTTGGTATTGATTGGAACTCATTTCCAAATCAAAGATCATTCTCTTTATCATTAAACTTAACTTTTTAG
- a CDS encoding glycoside hydrolase family 3 N-terminal domain-containing protein, with the protein MKINKISITAIISCTLLFAACKNETKSTTNDGSPLYLDPTASVNDRVEDLMSRMTLEDKVYQMCQYVGLEHMKAAESKISAEELDKNDALGFYPGVLSDSVGRLAAAGKIGSFLHVVTPEEANYLQKLALQSPLKIPLLIGIDAIHGNGLVSGSTIYPSPISQAATFDDALVKEGSRQTALEMRANGMHWSFTPNIDVLRDPRWGRTGETYGEDPFLVGNMGVATISGLQSDDFTGSENVIACAKHLIAGSSSINGLNAAPTDVSKRTLFEIFLPPYRRAVQEANVFSIMAAHNEVAGMPGHMDKFMMNDLMRERWGFNGFYVSDWNDVSRIAYWHHVAKDFKQSIEFSVNAGMDMNMHGPTFDKLLIELVNEGKVDVARVNYACKKLLEVKFRLGLFENPFVDIEKSKTVNFSEAHQKNALEQARRSIVLQTNKNNALPLSENGNGKTIFITGPNANNQTTLGDWVSPQPEENVVTMVEGITQIGEAKGYKVNYFDSGDRSKEITDANIDLAAQKAKQSDIVILVLGENSFRHDWPRKTTGENIDRATLKLSGNQMKLANKILDLGKKVIVVYISGSPIAEPGLENRANAVLNTWESGAFAGQAAAEILFGQVNPSGKLPLTVPRSVGQLQMVYNHKPTAYIHKYNTEKKVPLHPFGFGLSYTNFEFSEPKLSKDVFAGIDDVINVTVEVSNTGALDGEEVVQLYIHDDISSYTRPVKELKGYKRIALKAGETKSVTIPVKAESLAMYDKDFNFVVEPGTFTIMTGNSSADKDLKTTTISVAEGIVLDKNK; encoded by the coding sequence ATGAAAATCAATAAAATCAGTATAACTGCTATAATCTCATGCACTTTACTTTTTGCGGCTTGTAAAAATGAAACCAAGTCTACAACAAATGATGGTTCACCTTTATATTTAGATCCTACAGCTTCGGTTAACGATAGAGTAGAAGATTTAATGTCTCGAATGACATTAGAAGACAAAGTTTATCAAATGTGTCAATACGTTGGTTTAGAACACATGAAAGCAGCAGAATCTAAAATTTCAGCAGAAGAATTAGATAAAAATGATGCTTTAGGCTTTTACCCGGGTGTTTTGAGTGATAGCGTTGGGCGATTAGCGGCTGCTGGTAAAATTGGTTCATTTTTACATGTTGTAACACCAGAAGAAGCTAACTATTTACAAAAATTAGCATTACAGTCGCCTTTAAAAATTCCATTATTAATAGGTATCGATGCTATTCATGGTAACGGATTGGTAAGTGGTTCTACCATTTACCCATCTCCAATATCGCAAGCAGCCACTTTCGATGATGCTTTAGTAAAAGAAGGAAGCAGACAAACGGCTTTAGAAATGCGTGCAAACGGTATGCATTGGTCGTTTACACCAAATATAGATGTATTACGCGATCCGCGTTGGGGACGAACAGGAGAAACTTATGGAGAAGATCCTTTTTTAGTTGGTAACATGGGTGTTGCAACAATTTCTGGTTTGCAATCTGATGATTTTACAGGTAGTGAAAATGTTATTGCTTGTGCTAAACATTTAATTGCTGGTAGTTCTTCTATTAATGGTTTAAATGCCGCACCAACCGATGTATCTAAGCGTACTTTATTTGAAATTTTCTTACCACCATATCGACGTGCAGTTCAAGAAGCTAATGTGTTTTCAATTATGGCTGCTCATAACGAGGTTGCTGGTATGCCAGGACACATGGATAAGTTCATGATGAACGATTTAATGCGCGAGCGTTGGGGCTTTAATGGCTTTTATGTAAGCGATTGGAATGATGTTTCTCGTATTGCTTATTGGCATCATGTTGCGAAAGATTTTAAACAATCTATTGAATTTTCTGTTAATGCGGGTATGGACATGAATATGCATGGTCCAACATTCGATAAACTTTTAATTGAATTAGTTAACGAAGGAAAAGTTGATGTTGCTCGTGTAAATTATGCTTGTAAAAAATTATTAGAAGTTAAATTCCGTTTAGGCTTGTTTGAAAATCCTTTTGTAGATATAGAAAAATCGAAAACAGTTAATTTCTCTGAAGCTCATCAAAAAAATGCTTTAGAACAAGCGCGCAGATCTATTGTTTTACAAACTAACAAAAACAATGCCTTACCACTTTCAGAGAATGGAAACGGAAAAACTATTTTTATAACCGGCCCAAATGCTAACAACCAAACAACTTTAGGCGATTGGGTATCACCACAACCAGAAGAAAATGTAGTTACTATGGTAGAGGGCATCACTCAAATTGGTGAAGCTAAAGGTTATAAAGTAAATTATTTCGATTCGGGAGACCGTTCTAAAGAAATTACAGATGCTAATATCGATTTAGCAGCACAAAAAGCTAAACAATCAGATATAGTTATTTTGGTTCTAGGTGAAAATTCTTTCCGTCACGACTGGCCTCGTAAAACAACAGGTGAAAACATTGATAGAGCGACTTTAAAACTTTCTGGGAACCAGATGAAGTTAGCTAATAAAATTTTAGATTTAGGTAAAAAAGTTATTGTTGTTTACATTAGTGGAAGCCCAATTGCCGAACCAGGTCTTGAAAATCGAGCAAACGCTGTTTTAAATACTTGGGAAAGTGGTGCTTTTGCAGGTCAGGCTGCAGCCGAGATATTATTTGGTCAAGTAAATCCTTCAGGTAAATTACCATTAACAGTACCTCGTAGTGTGGGACAGTTACAAATGGTTTACAACCACAAACCAACGGCTTACATCCACAAGTACAATACAGAGAAAAAGGTGCCATTACATCCATTTGGTTTTGGTTTAAGTTATACCAACTTTGAATTTTCAGAGCCTAAATTATCTAAAGATGTTTTTGCTGGTATTGACGATGTTATTAACGTAACTGTTGAGGTTTCAAATACAGGTGCTCTTGATGGTGAAGAAGTGGTACAATTATATATTCACGACGATATTAGTTCGTACACCAGACCAGTAAAAGAACTTAAAGGATATAAAAGAATCGCTTTAAAAGCAGGAGAAACCAAATCGGTAACCATTCCTGTTAAAGCAGAAAGTTTAGCGATGTACGACAAAGATTTCAATTTTGTTGTAGAGCCTGGAACTTTTACAATAATGACGGGTAACTCATCTGCAGATAAAGATTTAAAAACTACAACAATATCGGTAGCAGAAGGTATTGTACTCGATAAAAACAAATAA
- a CDS encoding RagB/SusD family nutrient uptake outer membrane protein has protein sequence MKNINAIIVLFVSLITFVSCDTVLDEQPETFFNEEQIFSSEEGVESAINGLYQSFADPGYHGSSIHGLVAPFSGKFYSNQGASQDATSLNCLPNNTWLIRLWPAMYSTINVSNVIIQNLENSTLPLANKDIALGQAYFIRAATYFDLVRYFGGVPLKTSPTTAQTLHTPRSSVEDTYALIIEDFEKAKQLLPNAGEYLIDRPIKTAANAYLAKVYLTLASASNDRAMWQAAYDEAIQVYGKYTLTPTYAELFELGNENTSESIFEIQYGANGAVRNSDVIRIYTLKDYYNYDTFGRVRPNKETYDQHVNQYPGDPRIDATFIANSYTTVAGKVVKLYPAQSNGNDGYTAIKKYLEPNFNGTTANTNLIKIRYADVLLMLAEIENELNGPANAYQYVNEFLTRARNTGSSIAAEPADWSGLTQEEFRERIMYERQYELLGENHEFFDTRRRGYEYFLREVIEKHNNGPKGNRDFVYPVSVKNMLLPIPSIEISGNQKITQADQNPGY, from the coding sequence ATGAAAAATATAAATGCAATTATAGTATTATTTGTATCACTAATAACATTTGTTAGTTGTGATACCGTTCTGGATGAACAACCAGAAACTTTCTTCAATGAAGAACAAATTTTCTCGTCTGAAGAAGGCGTAGAATCTGCAATTAACGGATTATACCAAAGTTTTGCAGACCCAGGATACCATGGTTCTTCCATACACGGATTGGTGGCGCCATTCTCTGGTAAGTTTTATTCTAACCAAGGTGCTAGTCAAGATGCAACCAGTTTAAATTGTTTACCTAACAATACTTGGTTAATACGTTTATGGCCAGCCATGTATTCTACCATCAATGTTTCTAACGTTATTATTCAGAATCTAGAAAATTCAACATTACCATTAGCAAATAAAGATATTGCTTTAGGTCAGGCTTATTTTATTAGAGCTGCTACCTACTTCGATTTAGTTCGTTATTTTGGTGGTGTACCATTAAAAACATCACCAACAACAGCACAAACATTGCATACACCAAGAAGTAGTGTAGAAGATACCTATGCTTTAATTATTGAAGATTTCGAAAAAGCAAAGCAATTACTTCCTAATGCAGGTGAGTATTTAATAGACCGACCAATTAAAACAGCTGCCAATGCTTATTTAGCAAAGGTATACTTGACACTTGCCAGTGCAAGTAACGATAGAGCTATGTGGCAAGCTGCTTACGATGAAGCCATTCAGGTTTACGGAAAATATACGTTAACACCTACTTATGCAGAATTATTCGAATTAGGAAATGAAAACACTAGTGAGTCTATTTTTGAAATTCAATATGGTGCTAACGGTGCTGTTAGAAATTCAGATGTTATTAGAATTTATACTCTAAAAGATTATTATAATTACGATACTTTTGGCCGTGTAAGACCAAATAAAGAAACTTACGATCAGCACGTAAACCAATATCCTGGAGACCCTCGTATTGATGCTACTTTTATTGCAAACTCCTATACAACAGTTGCTGGAAAAGTAGTTAAATTATATCCTGCACAAAGTAATGGTAACGATGGTTATACCGCCATAAAAAAATACCTAGAACCAAATTTTAATGGAACAACGGCAAACACCAATTTAATTAAAATTAGATATGCCGATGTGCTACTTATGTTAGCTGAAATTGAAAATGAGTTAAACGGTCCTGCTAACGCTTACCAATATGTTAATGAGTTTTTAACCCGTGCCAGAAATACCGGTTCTTCTATAGCTGCAGAGCCAGCAGATTGGAGTGGTTTAACACAAGAAGAATTTAGAGAGCGTATTATGTATGAAAGACAATATGAATTACTTGGTGAAAACCATGAGTTTTTCGATACAAGACGCCGTGGTTACGAGTATTTCTTAAGGGAAGTAATAGAAAAACATAACAATGGTCCAAAAGGAAACAGAGATTTTGTTTACCCGGTAAGTGTAAAAAATATGTTATTACCAATACCATCCATTGAAATTTCAGGAAACCAAAAAATTACTCAAGCAGATCAAAACCCTGGTTACTAA